One Campylobacter lari DNA segment encodes these proteins:
- a CDS encoding potassium channel family protein: MKKETYGIIGLGRFGSVLAKELIDQGKRVIVSDIDEEAVKELQDHADFAYILDSTHTIALKEAGYANADVVILSIGENLESSILTFMALKEIGVKNIIAKANSSTHGQILSKLGVNKVIYPEKESAKRLAKILITNPNFEIIDLSANTIKVAKLLVDENLAGKTLQSIGQNLKVIAHKQHDTWSIMPNLEATAYLNDILMLLGTQEELNRYEY, encoded by the coding sequence ATGAAAAAAGAAACTTATGGTATTATAGGACTTGGAAGGTTTGGCTCTGTTTTAGCAAAAGAACTTATTGATCAGGGTAAAAGAGTTATTGTTTCAGATATTGATGAAGAAGCTGTTAAGGAATTACAAGATCATGCAGATTTTGCTTATATTTTGGATTCTACTCATACTATAGCCTTAAAAGAAGCAGGCTATGCAAATGCCGATGTTGTCATACTTAGCATAGGTGAAAATTTAGAATCAAGCATACTCACTTTCATGGCCTTAAAAGAGATAGGGGTAAAAAATATCATTGCTAAAGCAAATTCTTCTACACATGGACAAATTCTTTCAAAACTTGGGGTTAATAAGGTTATCTATCCTGAAAAAGAATCTGCAAAGCGTTTGGCTAAAATTCTTATTACTAATCCTAATTTTGAAATCATAGATCTTTCAGCTAATACCATCAAAGTGGCAAAACTTTTAGTGGATGAAAATTTAGCAGGAAAAACTTTGCAATCTATCGGACAAAATTTAAAAGTTATTGCGCATAAACAGCACGATACTTGGAGTATTATGCCAAATTTAGAAGCTACAGCCTATTTAAATGATATATTAATGCTACTTGGAACTCAAGAAGAACTAAACCGATATGAATACTGA
- a CDS encoding TrkH family potassium uptake protein: MTKLSLDRKNIRILFIGYILVALFGTFILMLPIMHTKPISFLDAFFTSASAVSMTGLIVLNTSLDFSFYGQLVILLLIQIGGLGYMSIAMALYILVRKKMSFGEKNLLRESLIYPGADGLVGFLKKVLFFVFAIELIGAVLLFLRFKLDMNLSEALWASIFHSISAFNNAGFSIFESGLMPYREDFWINFIITSLIIIGGLGYFVLLELYFFSKKRFASLSLHTKLVLTSTIILIIFASLVVFLFEYHNPKSIGEFSLFDKIMSAYFTAVNYRTAGFNTLDLSTFKDASLFFGSLFMIIGGAPGGTAGGIKVTTIAVLLIYAYWSIKDSNARIFNFEIPTETINKAFIIAVGSIVYIITCVLLLSLIENDKSFLPLLFETSSAFATVGVSVGDGGTLSLSALFNSESKLIIILLMLSGRVGVLAFLFSIFFKEKEKYLNYPKGKIIL; the protein is encoded by the coding sequence ATGACAAAATTATCCTTAGATAGAAAAAATATAAGAATATTATTTATAGGTTATATTCTAGTAGCACTTTTTGGCACTTTTATCCTTATGCTTCCCATTATGCATACTAAGCCCATATCTTTTTTAGACGCATTTTTCACTAGCGCTTCAGCTGTAAGTATGACAGGACTTATTGTACTAAACACTTCATTGGATTTTAGTTTTTATGGACAACTTGTCATCTTATTACTTATTCAAATAGGCGGTTTAGGCTATATGAGTATAGCTATGGCTTTATATATTTTAGTGCGTAAAAAAATGAGTTTTGGAGAAAAAAATCTTTTAAGAGAATCCTTGATTTATCCTGGCGCTGATGGGCTTGTAGGATTTTTAAAAAAGGTTTTATTTTTTGTATTTGCTATTGAACTTATAGGTGCGGTATTATTATTTCTAAGGTTTAAGCTTGATATGAATTTAAGCGAGGCTCTATGGGCTAGTATTTTTCACTCCATTTCTGCTTTTAATAATGCAGGATTTAGTATATTTGAAAGTGGCTTAATGCCTTATAGAGAAGATTTTTGGATTAATTTTATTATCACCTCTTTGATTATCATTGGAGGCTTGGGTTATTTTGTATTATTAGAATTATACTTTTTTTCTAAAAAGCGTTTTGCAAGCCTAAGCTTACACACAAAACTTGTTTTAACTTCTACTATTATATTGATTATTTTTGCAAGCTTAGTGGTTTTTTTATTTGAATACCATAACCCAAAAAGCATAGGAGAATTTTCACTTTTTGATAAAATTATGAGTGCTTATTTTACAGCGGTAAATTACCGAACGGCAGGGTTTAACACTCTTGATCTTAGCACCTTTAAAGATGCAAGTTTATTTTTTGGATCTTTGTTTATGATTATAGGTGGTGCGCCTGGTGGAACAGCTGGTGGTATTAAGGTAACTACTATTGCTGTATTGTTAATCTATGCTTATTGGAGTATCAAAGATAGCAATGCAAGAATTTTTAACTTTGAAATTCCTACAGAAACTATTAATAAAGCTTTTATTATAGCGGTAGGTTCTATTGTATATATCATCACTTGTGTGTTACTTTTATCTTTAATCGAGAATGATAAAAGTTTTTTACCTTTGCTTTTTGAAACAAGTTCAGCTTTTGCTACAGTAGGAGTTTCAGTGGGCGATGGTGGAACTTTATCACTTAGTGCGCTTTTTAATTCTGAAAGTAAGTTAATTATCATTTTACTTATGCTTAGTGGTAGAGTGGGTGTGCTTGCATTTTTATTTAGTATATTTTTTAAAGAAAAAGAAAAATATTTAAATTATCCAAAAGGAAAAATCATATTATGA
- a CDS encoding anaerobic C4-dicarboxylate transporter yields the protein MDIMIILQLVVFLGAIFIGIRLGGIAIGYAGGLGVVILGLVLGMKPGNIPWDVILIIAAAIAAISAMQQAGGLDYMVKVTERILRKHPRFINYLAPACGWLLTILAGTGNAVFSLMPVVIDVAKSQNIKPSVPLSLMVVASQIGITASPVSAAVVYMTGVLEPLGWNYPALIGIWIVTTFAACMITAFIVSLITPMDLSKDPVYQERLKAGLVKSASDVLQSEDKPGAKLSVAIFLFTVLAVVLYATAISNNIKWIDPVVIPRDAAIMSFLLTAATLITFLCKVEPAKILDTSVFKSGMTACVCVFGVAWLGNTFVAGHEAGIKEVAGEWVKQTPAMLAVAFFFASMLLYSQAATAKAIVPVIIAALGISATNPSDSYMLVACFAAVSALFVLPTYPTLLGAVQMDDTGTTRIGKFIFNHAFFIPGVLAIAIAVALGFLAVGML from the coding sequence ATGGATATTATGATTATTTTACAACTTGTTGTCTTTCTTGGGGCAATATTCATAGGTATCCGCCTTGGTGGCATAGCGATAGGCTATGCCGGAGGTTTAGGTGTTGTTATTTTAGGTCTTGTTTTAGGTATGAAACCAGGTAATATTCCTTGGGATGTTATCTTAATCATTGCTGCAGCAATTGCTGCAATTTCTGCTATGCAACAAGCAGGTGGTTTGGATTATATGGTAAAAGTTACCGAAAGAATTTTACGTAAACATCCAAGATTTATCAATTACCTTGCACCAGCTTGCGGTTGGTTACTTACTATTTTAGCAGGTACTGGTAATGCGGTATTTTCATTAATGCCTGTTGTTATTGATGTTGCAAAATCACAAAACATCAAACCATCAGTTCCACTTTCATTAATGGTTGTTGCTTCACAAATTGGTATTACAGCTTCTCCTGTTAGTGCTGCTGTTGTTTATATGACTGGTGTATTAGAACCACTTGGTTGGAATTATCCTGCATTAATTGGTATTTGGATTGTAACTACTTTTGCTGCTTGTATGATTACAGCTTTCATTGTAAGTTTAATCACTCCAATGGATCTTAGCAAAGACCCTGTATATCAAGAACGCTTAAAAGCTGGTCTTGTAAAAAGTGCTTCTGATGTTTTACAAAGTGAAGACAAACCGGGTGCAAAACTTTCAGTTGCTATTTTCTTATTCACAGTATTAGCAGTTGTTCTTTATGCTACAGCAATTTCTAACAATATCAAATGGATTGATCCAGTAGTTATCCCAAGAGATGCCGCGATTATGAGTTTCTTATTAACCGCCGCAACATTAATTACATTCTTATGTAAAGTTGAACCTGCAAAAATTTTAGATACAAGTGTATTTAAATCAGGTATGACAGCTTGTGTATGTGTATTTGGTGTTGCTTGGCTTGGAAATACTTTCGTTGCAGGTCATGAAGCTGGTATTAAAGAAGTAGCAGGTGAATGGGTTAAACAAACTCCAGCTATGCTTGCTGTTGCTTTCTTCTTTGCTAGTATGCTTTTGTATTCTCAGGCAGCTACTGCAAAAGCTATTGTTCCAGTTATCATCGCCGCATTAGGAATTTCAGCTACAAATCCTAGCGACTCTTATATGTTAGTTGCTTGTTTTGCTGCTGTTTCAGCACTTTTCGTTCTTCCAACTTACCCTACTTTATTAGGTGCAGTTCAAATGGATGATACAGGTACAACAAGAATTGGAAAATTCATATTTAACCATGCATTCTTTATCCCTGGCGTATTAGCTATAGCTATAGCTGTTGCTCTAGGTTTCTTAGCAGTAGGAATGCTTTAA
- a CDS encoding aspartate ammonia-lyase produces MGTRKEHDFIGELEISDEVYYGVQTFRALENFHMSGRRLQDYPYFVKAFAQVKKAAALANKEVGVLDADKADAIAKACDRLIAGEFLDQFVVDMIQGGAGTSTNMNTNEVITNIALESMGHKKGEYQYLHPNDHTNLGQSTNDTYPSSIKVATYAKLTDLLKAMELLKTELEVKAKEYKDIIKMGRTELEDAVPTTLGNTFNAFASYIKSDIEKITAARESMTYLNLGATAIGTGINCHPDYKFVVEKKLKEITGVEFKPAEDFIAATQDTADFVHVSGALKTAAVRLSKIANDLRLMNSGPRCGLAEISLPAMQPGSSIMPGKVNPVICEAVGEACYEVIGNDVTIMLCSERGEFELNAFEPGIAYGLFNSIVLLENAMKTLAEKAIKGLKANPENCKKLVLNSIGIVTAFNPVLGYEKSASIAKEALETGKAVGDICLERGYLPKEKIDEILTPENMLNPHMTEKRKA; encoded by the coding sequence ATGGGAACAAGAAAAGAACACGACTTTATTGGTGAGTTAGAAATTTCTGATGAAGTTTATTATGGAGTGCAAACTTTTAGAGCACTAGAAAACTTCCATATGAGTGGTAGAAGATTACAAGATTATCCTTATTTTGTAAAAGCTTTCGCTCAAGTTAAAAAAGCAGCTGCTCTTGCTAACAAAGAAGTTGGAGTTCTTGATGCTGACAAAGCTGATGCTATCGCCAAGGCTTGCGACAGATTGATTGCTGGTGAATTTTTAGATCAATTTGTAGTAGATATGATCCAAGGTGGTGCTGGTACTAGTACAAATATGAATACTAATGAGGTTATCACCAACATTGCTCTTGAAAGCATGGGGCACAAAAAAGGTGAATACCAATACCTTCATCCAAATGATCATACAAACTTAGGTCAATCTACAAATGACACTTATCCAAGTTCAATCAAAGTAGCAACCTATGCAAAACTTACTGATCTTTTAAAAGCTATGGAACTTTTAAAAACCGAATTAGAAGTTAAAGCTAAAGAATACAAAGATATCATCAAAATGGGTAGAACAGAGCTTGAAGATGCAGTTCCTACAACTTTAGGAAACACTTTCAACGCTTTTGCTAGCTATATTAAAAGCGATATTGAAAAAATCACAGCAGCTCGTGAATCAATGACTTATTTAAATCTTGGTGCAACAGCTATTGGTACAGGAATCAACTGTCATCCTGATTATAAATTTGTGGTTGAGAAAAAATTAAAAGAAATTACTGGTGTTGAATTTAAACCAGCTGAAGACTTTATCGCTGCTACTCAAGATACAGCTGATTTTGTGCATGTAAGTGGTGCACTAAAAACTGCAGCTGTAAGACTATCAAAAATTGCAAACGATTTAAGATTAATGAATTCAGGTCCAAGATGTGGTTTAGCTGAAATTAGCTTGCCTGCTATGCAACCAGGTAGTTCTATCATGCCAGGTAAGGTAAATCCAGTAATTTGTGAAGCAGTAGGTGAAGCTTGCTATGAAGTTATAGGCAACGATGTTACCATTATGCTTTGCTCTGAAAGAGGAGAATTTGAACTTAATGCATTTGAACCAGGTATTGCTTATGGACTATTCAATTCTATAGTGTTGCTTGAAAATGCTATGAAAACTTTAGCTGAAAAAGCTATTAAGGGATTAAAAGCAAATCCTGAAAACTGCAAAAAACTTGTTTTAAACTCAATTGGAATTGTAACTGCATTCAACCCGGTTCTAGGTTATGAAAAATCTGCAAGTATTGCTAAAGAGGCTTTAGAAACAGGTAAGGCAGTTGGTGATATTTGTCTTGAAAGAGGTTATTTACCAAAAGAAAAAATTGATGAGATTTTAACACCAGAAAATATGTTAAATCCTCATATGACAGAAAAAAGAAAAGCTTAA
- a CDS encoding methyl-accepting chemotaxis protein — translation MFKNFNLTTKMILILSSVIFIGIGILSVTIISKSQEMLNDEAHKLLLSSANRYSNGIQAITQNAYSTLETAQGVIKNFANKDNNLDIEDLKILISSMLDSNSWTYFAYIHLNQYHDNNPLNLTPSGKFLLLAKDENPQQKGSIKFIQAEEVILQQNSLIKALQTKQPAVGRPRDYSINGEKLYLVNIVLPIFGKNNETIGAIGMLVRIDLLREELNDPNKSLFANDQRLLISSDGLIISSPKAEYIGKIITEINPHPSAKTILDMQSTKTNGLFTFIPASTNEENLAQLVNFDLWEGSNDHWSVVTIAPKKSVEKPADSLAFIIFAISTIVLFIIISVIYFYVKKSVVGAIHKLQTGLNSFFDFINHKTKDSAMIDVKTNDELGAMAKAINENITKTKNALEQDAKAVEQSVDTAKEIEGGNLTARITAIPANPQLVELKNVLNEMLNVLEQKVGSNMNEINRVFDSYKALDFTTEVKNAKGGVEVTTNVLGQEIVAMLRQSSEFASLLADESGKLQSAVKNLTDSSSSQASSLEETAAALEEITSSMQNVSHKTSEVIAQSEEIKNVTSIIGDIADQINLLALNAAIEAARAGEHGRGFAVVADEVRNLAERTQKSLGEIEANTNILVQSINEMGESIKEQTTGITQINDAVAQIDHVTQENLKIAKDSAIVADNVNKIASDILEDARKKKF, via the coding sequence ATGTTTAAAAATTTTAATTTAACTACAAAAATGATTTTAATTTTATCTTCTGTAATATTTATTGGCATAGGAATTTTATCTGTAACGATAATCTCAAAAAGCCAAGAAATGCTTAATGATGAAGCTCATAAACTTCTATTAAGTAGCGCCAATAGATACTCAAATGGGATTCAAGCAATTACCCAAAACGCATATTCAACACTAGAAACAGCACAAGGCGTTATTAAAAATTTTGCAAATAAAGATAATAACTTAGATATAGAAGATCTTAAAATTTTAATAAGCAGTATGCTAGATTCAAATTCTTGGACTTATTTTGCATATATTCATCTTAACCAATACCACGACAATAATCCTTTAAATCTTACTCCATCAGGAAAGTTTTTATTATTAGCAAAAGATGAAAATCCGCAACAAAAAGGATCAATTAAATTCATCCAAGCTGAAGAAGTAATCTTGCAACAAAATTCTCTCATAAAAGCTTTACAAACCAAGCAACCTGCCGTTGGAAGACCTAGAGATTATTCTATAAATGGAGAAAAATTATACTTAGTAAACATTGTTTTGCCAATTTTTGGAAAGAATAATGAAACAATTGGTGCAATAGGTATGCTTGTGCGCATTGATTTACTGAGAGAAGAATTAAATGATCCAAATAAGAGTTTATTTGCAAATGACCAACGTTTATTAATTTCAAGTGATGGTTTAATCATATCTAGCCCAAAAGCAGAATATATTGGAAAAATCATCACAGAAATTAATCCTCATCCTAGTGCAAAAACAATACTAGACATGCAAAGCACCAAAACCAATGGCTTATTTACTTTTATACCTGCTTCTACAAATGAAGAAAATTTAGCCCAGCTTGTAAATTTTGATCTTTGGGAGGGCTCTAATGATCATTGGAGTGTTGTAACTATAGCACCAAAAAAATCAGTGGAAAAGCCTGCTGATTCTTTAGCGTTTATTATATTTGCAATTTCTACAATTGTGCTTTTTATTATTATTAGTGTGATTTATTTTTATGTTAAAAAAAGTGTTGTTGGAGCAATTCATAAACTTCAAACCGGTCTCAACTCTTTCTTTGATTTCATCAATCATAAAACTAAAGATTCAGCTATGATAGATGTTAAAACAAATGATGAGCTTGGTGCTATGGCAAAAGCTATCAATGAAAACATCACCAAAACTAAAAATGCATTAGAACAAGATGCTAAAGCAGTAGAACAATCAGTAGATACAGCTAAAGAAATAGAAGGTGGTAATCTAACAGCTAGAATTACTGCAATTCCTGCTAATCCTCAATTAGTAGAATTAAAAAATGTATTAAATGAAATGCTAAATGTATTAGAACAAAAGGTTGGTTCTAATATGAATGAAATTAATAGAGTATTTGATAGCTATAAGGCATTAGACTTTACTACTGAAGTTAAAAATGCTAAAGGTGGAGTTGAAGTAACTACTAATGTATTAGGTCAAGAAATCGTAGCTATGCTAAGACAATCATCTGAATTTGCTTCTTTATTAGCAGATGAAAGTGGTAAATTACAAAGTGCTGTTAAGAACTTAACAGATTCTTCATCTTCTCAAGCTTCTTCTTTAGAAGAAACAGCAGCAGCACTAGAAGAGATTACTTCTTCTATGCAAAATGTATCGCATAAAACTAGTGAAGTTATTGCTCAAAGTGAAGAGATTAAAAATGTTACTTCTATAATAGGTGATATTGCAGATCAAATTAACTTGCTTGCATTAAATGCTGCTATTGAAGCAGCTCGTGCAGGAGAACACGGTCGTGGCTTTGCTGTTGTTGCAGATGAAGTTAGAAACCTAGCTGAAAGAACTCAAAAGTCTTTAGGTGAGATTGAAGCTAATACTAATATCTTAGTTCAATCTATTAATGAAATGGGTGAGAGTATTAAAGAACAAACTACAGGTATTACTCAAATAAATGATGCTGTAGCACAAATTGATCATGTAACCCAAGAGAACTTAAAGATAGCAAAAGATAGTGCTATAGTAGCTGATAATGTAAATAAAATAGCTAGTGATATCTTAGAGGATGCTAGGAAGAAGAAGTTTTAA
- a CDS encoding HP0495 family protein yields the protein MVNICDLKKEPIINYPTFWDYKVVFEAGIDALEVFTQILNEREFKYKISNTSKQGTYKSYLLSVYVDSKSDRLNIFNQLKSKAKFVL from the coding sequence GTGGTAAATATCTGCGATCTTAAAAAAGAACCTATTATAAACTATCCTACTTTTTGGGATTATAAAGTCGTTTTTGAAGCTGGGATTGATGCTTTAGAAGTTTTTACTCAAATACTTAATGAAAGAGAATTTAAATACAAAATCTCAAATACTAGCAAACAAGGCACATACAAAAGTTATCTTTTAAGTGTTTATGTTGATAGCAAAAGCGATCGTTTAAATATTTTCAATCAATTAAAAAGCAAAGCCAAATTTGTACTATAA
- the moaC gene encoding cyclic pyranopterin monophosphate synthase MoaC → MNLTHLDEKNHPKMVDVSQKDITQREACASGKIYMSKEAFEAIIENKAKKGPVLQTAITAAIIGAKQTSNLIPMCHPLMISKVQTHIEENKEESSFKLFVTVKCEGKTGVEMESLTAVSIGLLTIYDMVKAIDKSMQITDIVLESKEGGKSGKYLRS, encoded by the coding sequence ATGAATTTAACGCACTTAGATGAAAAAAATCATCCCAAAATGGTAGATGTAAGTCAAAAAGATATCACCCAAAGAGAAGCTTGTGCAAGCGGTAAAATATACATGAGTAAAGAAGCATTTGAAGCTATCATTGAAAACAAAGCTAAAAAAGGACCTGTTTTACAAACTGCCATTACAGCAGCCATAATAGGAGCTAAACAAACTTCAAATCTTATCCCAATGTGCCATCCTTTAATGATTTCAAAAGTACAAACTCATATAGAAGAAAACAAAGAAGAAAGTTCTTTTAAACTTTTTGTAACTGTAAAATGCGAAGGAAAAACAGGAGTTGAAATGGAAAGCTTAACTGCTGTTAGCATTGGACTTTTAACTATTTATGATATGGTTAAGGCTATTGATAAAAGTATGCAAATTACTGATATAGTTTTAGAAAGTAAAGAAGGAGGAAAAAGTGGTAAATATCTGCGATCTTAA
- a CDS encoding highly acidic protein, with protein MAYDDEEFENYDDEMYDEIDEDTYANNQRSYNYDDDDYEYDDDYSDDDTYEMD; from the coding sequence ATGGCTTATGATGATGAAGAATTTGAAAATTATGATGATGAAATGTATGATGAAATAGATGAAGATACTTATGCAAATAATCAAAGATCATACAATTACGATGATGATGATTATGAATACGATGATGATTATAGTGATGATGATACTTATGAGATGGATTAA
- a CDS encoding MFS transporter produces the protein MSKNLSKKDIKVLGLSSLGGTLEFYDFIIFVFFASYISKNFFPENLSPFWQMFNTYGIFAAGYLARPLGGIVMAHFGDKFGRKKMFMLSILLMVIPTFLLAFIPTYESIGYLCIVFLVFVRICQGIAIGGELPGAWVFVFEHAPKGQKRTYLGILTASVVGGILLGSFVFLMMNKFFTQEELYDWAWRIPFFLGGIFGIISAYLRKFLRETPVFEQMKKDKALEKFPLKEVFKKAKLGVVLSMLITWVLTACIVVMILIIPSFMAKILSIDASIQTYMQMLGIVVLVIGCILSGILADKIGIVKACVVFSLGFFLTCLFYFNALYTKTPDFNTVSVCYLSACFFAGVMNFCPLMMSEVFDAKIKFSGLSFSYNIAYALAGGFTPQLALFLHTIALANLENITRFSLGFYMLAMAIISLICALMFKYLSNTQRTYSQ, from the coding sequence GTGAGTAAAAATCTTAGTAAAAAAGATATAAAAGTTTTAGGTCTTTCTTCTTTGGGAGGGACTTTAGAATTTTATGATTTTATCATTTTTGTATTTTTTGCAAGTTATATTTCTAAAAATTTCTTTCCTGAAAATTTAAGCCCATTTTGGCAAATGTTTAATACTTATGGGATTTTTGCTGCAGGATATTTAGCTAGACCGCTTGGTGGTATAGTAATGGCGCATTTTGGTGATAAATTTGGTCGTAAGAAAATGTTTATGCTTAGTATTTTACTGATGGTTATACCAACTTTTTTACTTGCTTTTATACCTACTTATGAAAGCATAGGGTATTTATGTATAGTATTTTTAGTATTTGTAAGGATTTGTCAAGGTATAGCTATAGGCGGGGAATTGCCTGGTGCTTGGGTTTTTGTATTTGAGCATGCTCCAAAGGGTCAAAAACGTACTTATCTTGGGATTTTAACAGCTTCTGTGGTAGGTGGAATTTTACTTGGTAGTTTTGTATTTTTGATGATGAATAAATTTTTTACACAGGAAGAGCTTTATGATTGGGCATGGAGAATTCCATTTTTCTTAGGAGGAATTTTTGGGATCATTTCTGCTTATTTGCGTAAATTTTTAAGAGAAACTCCTGTTTTTGAGCAAATGAAAAAAGATAAAGCCTTAGAAAAATTCCCTTTAAAAGAAGTATTTAAAAAAGCCAAGTTGGGCGTTGTGCTTTCTATGTTAATAACTTGGGTTTTAACTGCTTGTATTGTTGTGATGATTTTGATTATACCTTCTTTTATGGCAAAAATTTTAAGTATTGATGCAAGCATTCAAACTTACATGCAAATGCTTGGCATAGTTGTACTTGTAATTGGCTGTATATTAAGTGGAATTTTGGCTGATAAAATAGGCATAGTGAAAGCTTGTGTGGTTTTTTCATTAGGATTTTTCTTAACTTGCTTGTTTTATTTTAATGCTCTTTATACTAAAACACCTGATTTTAATACAGTGAGCGTGTGTTATTTAAGTGCTTGTTTTTTTGCCGGAGTGATGAATTTTTGTCCTTTAATGATGAGTGAAGTATTTGATGCTAAGATTAAATTTTCAGGACTTAGTTTTTCATATAATATAGCTTATGCATTAGCTGGTGGTTTTACTCCACAACTTGCTTTATTTTTGCACACCATTGCTTTAGCAAATTTAGAAAATATTACTCGTTTTTCTTTGGGATTTTATATGTTAGCTATGGCTATAATCTCACTTATTTGTGCTTTGATGTTTAAATATCTTAGTAATACCCAACGCACATACTCTCAGTGA
- a CDS encoding group III truncated hemoglobin, producing MKFETINHDGIKKLMDVFYAKVRVDKDLGPIFNEKIGTDDESWKKHKEKIASFWAGMFLADPSYSGSPLRAHHELPPFPREFFDIWLNLFDESLQEVFEDEPRSIIIERARMIAQRFQMIIYDHRFA from the coding sequence ATGAAATTTGAAACTATTAATCATGATGGTATTAAAAAACTTATGGATGTTTTTTATGCAAAAGTTAGGGTAGATAAAGATTTAGGACCTATTTTTAATGAGAAAATTGGTACAGATGATGAGAGTTGGAAAAAACATAAAGAAAAAATAGCAAGTTTTTGGGCTGGAATGTTTTTAGCTGATCCAAGTTATAGTGGTTCACCTTTGAGAGCCCATCATGAATTACCTCCATTTCCTAGAGAATTTTTTGATATTTGGCTTAATTTATTTGATGAGAGTTTGCAAGAAGTTTTTGAAGATGAACCAAGAAGTATCATTATAGAAAGAGCTAGAATGATAGCTCAAAGATTTCAAATGATTATTTATGATCATAGATTTGCTTAA
- a CDS encoding AMIN domain-containing protein yields MRINFFILLLLSCVLLNAKDNPFDNNIEQQNTEFAKLSPFQRQDFNFNSNARILKNITITYINLDGSEEQTTLDIYKSINWHDTYSFIKTKSPNATPILDVSVTVPQKQGNKNSKTEESNTTLNIETPLFSGNIYNFISIGFYNNKINIKTQDKILRHLSIGDPTKIIIDFAKKQNFNTKTLQVNTAKVRKVVFGSHKGYYRLVIYLDGKYSYQYSHSENLHTFNYR; encoded by the coding sequence ATGAGAATTAATTTTTTTATACTGCTTTTATTATCTTGTGTGCTTTTAAACGCAAAAGACAATCCTTTTGATAATAATATAGAACAACAAAACACCGAATTTGCCAAACTTAGTCCTTTTCAAAGACAAGATTTTAACTTTAATTCCAATGCGAGAATTTTAAAAAATATTACCATTACCTATATTAACCTTGATGGCTCTGAAGAACAAACTACTCTAGATATATACAAAAGTATTAATTGGCATGATACCTACTCATTTATAAAAACTAAAAGTCCAAATGCCACGCCTATACTTGATGTATCTGTAACCGTACCACAAAAACAAGGAAATAAAAACTCAAAAACAGAAGAAAGCAATACTACTTTAAACATAGAAACACCTCTTTTTAGTGGAAATATTTATAATTTTATCTCCATTGGTTTTTACAACAATAAAATCAATATCAAAACCCAAGATAAAATACTAAGACATTTATCTATAGGAGATCCAACTAAAATTATTATAGATTTTGCTAAAAAACAAAATTTCAATACCAAAACACTACAGGTAAATACAGCAAAGGTTAGAAAAGTTGTATTTGGATCACATAAAGGGTATTATCGCTTGGTTATATATCTTGATGGAAAATACAGCTATCAATATTCACATAGTGAAAATTTACACACATTTAACTACCGCTAA